The window GGCCCCGGTCTCGGCGAGCCGGGTCTGGAGGGCGTTGACCGTGGTCAGGGCGGGGTAGGTGTGCCCGCCGGTGCCGCCACCGGTGACGATCATGCGCAGTCCGCGCAGACGTTGGGTGCCGTAGACGGACATGTGAAACCACTCCGAGCGTGCCGTGCCGATGGGACGCCGCAGTCTACGCCGTCACCGGCGGCCGCCCACAAAAGTCACCGGCGGCCGCCCACGGAAGTCACCGGCGGCCGCCGACGAAAGTCACCGACGGGACGGCCGCGGCCAGCGCCCAGTCGTGACCGATGTCGGCCGCGGTACGCAGCAGTTTCGGCAGGTGGTCGTCGAGCAGTGTCTCCACCGACGTCTCGGCTGCGTGCACCGTCACATTCACGGCGGCGATGACGTTGCCGTCGCCGTCGCGCACTCCGGTGGCCACCGATCGGATGCCCGGCGCTAGGTCCTGATCGGCGAGCGCCCACCCCTTGGCCCGGACCTCCCGCAGCGCCGCCTCCAGTTCGGCCGGGTCGGGCTGCCAGCGGGCGGCGATCCCGGACCGGGAGGCCTCGGCGAGGACACCGTCGACGGCCGCCGGCGGCAGGGCCGCCAGCAGGACCTTGCCCATCGAGGTGGCGGCGGCGGGGAAGCGGGTGCCGATGTTCACCGCCAAAGTCACGATCTTCGGTACGGCCACCCGAGCCACATAGACGATGTCGGACCCGTCGAGCTGAGCCATCGACGTCGACTCGTTGGTCTGCGCGACCAGTTTCTCCATGTGCGGCCGGGCCACGTCCCACATGCTCAGCGAGTTGACGTAGGCCATCCCGAGGTCGAGCACCCGCGGGGTCAACGCGTAGCCACGGCCGGCGCCCCGCACGTACCCCAAGGTCTCGAGGGTGATCAGGATCCTCCGGACCGTGGGGCGGGCCAGGCCGGTCACCCCGGCGATCTCGCTGAGCGTCATCGACGGGGTGCCGGGCCGGAAGGTGCGCAGGACGTCGAGGCCGCGGGCGAGCGCCTCGATGAAGTCGGGACCCGTGCCCCTTCCGGTGTCAGTCATCCCGGCAATGCTTTCATTCGGGTGAACCCGCGGTGTAGTCGGTGTACTGGTACGGGTTGTCGAACAGTTCGGCCTGCGGCAGGTCCGGGTTCTGGCCGCGCAGCCAGGCCTCCTCGCCGAGGGTCTCGCGCAGATACGAGATCGTGCCGTCGGCCCGGGCGCGGGCGGCCGCGAGATCCACGCCGACCAGCTTGCCGTCGCGTTTGACGATCTTCCCGCCGACCACGACGGTGTGCACGTCACCGCGCTGGGCCTGGAACGCGACGTGGCCGTACGGGTGCAGGATCGGGAACATCGCGGGCGAGGCGTCGTTCTTGAGCAGCACGATGTCGGCCTGCCGCCCGGGGGTGAGCGCGCCCAGTCGGGAGTCGAGGCCGAGCGCCTTGGCGCCGCCACGGGTGGCCCAGTCGACGACCTGTTCGGCCCGCAGGTGGTGGTGGGTGACGGTCTCCTGTTTGCCGTGCGCTTCCAGGTGTTCGCGGGAGCGGTCGGCGCTGAGCGTGGTGCGCATGGCGGTGAACAGGTCGCCGCTCCACCACACGCTGGTGTCCATCGACAGCGACACCGGGATGCCGTAGCGGCGCAGCGCCCAGGTGGGCGGGTAGCCCTGGCCGGCGCTCTGCTCGCTCTCGGTGGAGACGCTGACCGAGCCTCCGGTGGCGGCGATCCGGTGGTACGAGTCGGCGCCGAGCGTGGCCGCGTGGACGTACACGGTGCCCGGGGTCATGAAGCCGTTCTCGTACATCAGGCGGATGCCGTCGTCGTTGGTGGCGCCCCACACCCCGGCGTGGGTGGTGACGGTGGCGCCCAGCTCACGGGCCACTTCGAAGGCGGCCTTCTCCGGGAACGCGGGGTCGCCGGTGACGTCGAAGGCCATCTGGAAGCCTTCGAGTCTGCCGCCGTCGATGCGGCGGCGGTGGAAGTCGCGGAAGCCGTCGGAGGCCGACCACTCCCAGGGGCCCTGCTGGATGTTGCCGTAGGCGAGGATGAACCGTCCCGGCACCGCTTCGAGCGCGTCGACCGCCGCGTCGGCGTGCTGCGGGGTCTGCAGGCCGTGTGACCAGTCGACGGTGGTGGTGACGCCGGCGTCGAGGGCTTCGATGGCGCCGAGCAGGTTGCCGGCGTGGATGTCCTCGGGCCGGAAGTGTCTCCCGGATTCCAGGTAGTACCAGACGAAGTACTGGGTGAGGGTCCAGTCGGCGCCGTAGCCGCGCATGGCGGTCTGCCACATGTGGCGGTGGGTGTCGATCATGCCGGGCATGACGATGCCGCCGGACGCGTCGATCTCCTCGGCGTCGTCCGGGGCGGGCAGGGCATGGCCGATCGCGGCGATCCGGCCGTCGATGGCGAGCACGTCGGCGCCGGCCAGCACCGAGTGGGTGTCGTCCATGGTCAGGACCAGTCCGTTGCGGAAGATCACCGGTCTTGCGACGCTCATCTGCGCTCCTTTCGGACTGCTGTCCGCATGGCGGTCAGCGTGGTCAGGCCAGCGTGTTCCCGGTCACTTGCGATGTCAAGGATTTGTTTCGACGCGGTTAGGAAACCGTTGACACCGACCTCGACACCGAGCAGTCTGGTCGAGCGGACAAGTGTCCGTAGAACGGGCGGTAACTGATGGCTCAGCAATCCAAGGGCCCACTGGACGGCCTGCTCGTCGCCGACTTCTCCCGGATCCTGGCCGGGCCGTACGCGACGATGCTCCTGGCCGACCTCGGCGCCGAGGTGATCAAGGTGGAGGGACCCGGTGGTGACGACACCCGTACCTGGATGCCACCGGTCCGCGACGGCGTCTCCACCTACTACCTGGGCATCAACCGCAACAAGCGGTCGATCGCGCTGGACCTCAAGGACCCCGATGACCGGGCCGCCGCCCAGGAACTGGCCCGCCGCGCGGACGTGCTGATCGAGAACATGCGGCCGGGCGGTCTGGCCCGATTCGGCCTCGACTACGACACCGTGCGCGGTGGCAACGAGCGGATCGTCTACGCCAGCATCAGCGGGTTCGGTTCGGGCGCGGGCGCGGGCATGCCCGGGTACGACCTGATGGTCCAGGCGATCTCCGGGCTGATGAGCCTCACCGGTGATCCGGACGGCTCGCCGTACCGGGCCGGGATCTCGGTCTTCGACGTGATGGCCGGCCTGCACGCGAGCATCGGCATCCTGGCCGCGCTGCACCGGCGCGCGGACACCGGGCAGGGCCAGCACGTCGAGGTCAACCTGCTCAGCTCGGCGCTGTCCGGCCTGGTCAACCACTCCAGCGGGTACGTCGCCGGCGGCACCGTCCCGTACCGGATGGGCAACGCGCACCCGAGCCTCTTTCCCTACGAGCCGCTGCCGGTCGCCGACGGCGAGTTGATCGTCATCGCCGGCAACGACGGGCAGTTCCGCAAGCTGTGCCAGGTCCTCGGACTCGACGGCCTGCCGGAGGACCCGCGATTCGGTCGCAACCAGGACCGTACGGCCAATCGGGAAGAATTGCGGCCGATCCTGGTGGAACGCCTCCGGACGAGGACCCGCGACGAATGGTTCCGCGACCTGATGGCTGCCGGCGTGCCGTGCGCGCCGATCAACACCATCGACGGCGGCGTCGCCATGGCCGAGGAACTCGGCCTGAATCCGGTGGTCACCGTCGGCGGCGTGCCCGGCGTCCGCAACCCCATCACGTTCTCGCAGACCCCGGCGCGGTACGAGCTACCGCCGCCCGGACTGGACGAACACGGCGAGGAGATCCGCAGATGGCTGACGAACTGAGCTTTCCCACCGGACTCGGCACCTCGGACGCCGACACGATCTCGCTGCTCGGGCAGGACCTGGCCGCCGACCTGATGGGGCGGGTCGGGTTCGGGGAACTCGCGTTCTGGCTGGTCGCCGGGCGGCGGCCGAGCGCGGGGGAGGTGCGGCTGTTCGAAGCGGTGCTGGTCGCGCTGGCCGATCACGGGTTCACCCCGACCGCGATCGCGGCGCGGCTGACGTACCTCTCCGCGCCGGATTCCCTGCAGGGCGCTCTCGCGGCCGGGCTGCTCGGCGGCGGCTCGCGATTCCTCGGGGTGACCGAGGACTGCGGGAGGTTCCTCGCCGCCGTCCTCGCCGAGGCTTCCGGTGACGATTTCGACGCGATCGCCCTCGACGCCGTCACCCGGGCCAAGGCGGAGAAACGGTTCGTGCCGGGGCTCGGGCATCCCGTTCACAAAGTCGAGGACCCGCGCACTCCGGTCCTGATCCGGATCGCCACCGAAGAGGGGATCTACGGACCGCACCTGCGTCTCTTCGAGGCGATCGGCCGCGTACATCCGCAGGTTCTGCATCGGAGGCTGCCACTCAACGGCGCCGGAGTCTGCGGCGCTGCGCTCGCCGATCTGGGATTGCCGGTGGAGATGCTGCGCGGATTCGCGCTGCTGGCCCGCGCGGCCGGACTGCTCGGGCAGATCGCCGAGGAACGGCGCCGCCCGATCGCCAACCAGATCTATCTGACCGTCGACCGTAATGCCGTCTACGAGGCATAGGGAGGACCATCAATGGCCAGCATCGTCGCGGTCATCGCCTCGACGCACCACCCCTTCTACTATCGGGCCAGCACGTCGACCGGGGCGGACCGGCCGCCGTTCGCCGACGAGTGGACCCGCAAGATCCTCGCCTTCCGGGAGACACTGACCCGCGCCAACCCGGACGTCCTGGTCATGGTCGGCTCTGATCATTTCCACCAGTTGTGGCTGGACAACATGCCGCAGTTCCTGGTCGGCAAGGCACCCGTGTACGACGCGAACTGGTATAACGAGGAACGCGAGTTCGGGCTGCCGCGCATGACGCTGAAGGGGCAGGAGGACCTGTCGTCGCACATCCTGCGGGCCGGCCTGGACGAGGGATTCGACCTGGCGTTCAGCAACGAACTGCGGATCGACCACAGCATCACCTGCCCGATCATCACGCTGCGACCGGAAGCGGACCTGCCGATCGTGCCGATCTACACCAACATCTTCGCGCCGCCGCTGCCCCGCCCGACCCGGTTCGTGGACCTCGGCGTCGCCATCCGCAAGATCATTGAGGAGTGGCCGTCGCACCTGCGGGTCGCGGTGATCGGAACCGGTCATCTGTCACTCGAACTCGGCGGGCCCCGGCAGTTCGGGCCGCACGGACCGGACCCGGCGTTCGACGAACGGGCCGTGGCGTGGATCGCCAACGGCGACCTCGACGGATGCCTGCGGGAGGTGACCCTGGACAGCCTGCACGCGCCCGGGAACGCCACCCACGGATTCATGGACTTCATGCTGATGATGGGTGTCGCCGGAGCCGGCGCGAAAGCCGACTACGTCGACACGTTCGACCTGTTCCACACGATGGAGGCGTATTTCACCTGGTACCCGAACGGGGCTCCGGCATGAGCAAGTATCTGCTGAACAAATTCCTCTTCACCGTCGACCGCGACCCGGAACTGGTCGAACGCTATCGCGAGGACCCGCGCGAACTGGTCACCTGGTGGGAGTCGACGGTCGCCAATTCGCTGCTCAACTGCCATTCCGGTGAGGCGAGCACGTGGCTCGAGTTCACCCCGGCCGAACGGGACGCACTGATCGAGCGCGACCATGTGCGGCTGTTCGAGATGGGCGCGCATCCGTTCCTCACCCTGACCCTGTTCATCGCCGTGTTCGAACGCGACAACACCGAACCCCTCGAATACCAGAAGGCGTACGGGGCGGCGCTCTCCGGGTTCTCGCTGCCGTACCCGGACATCGCGACATGATCTCCGCGGCGGTTCTGCGGGAATGCGGGCGGCCGCCCGTTCTCGAACAGCGGCCCGCCCCGGTCCCGGCCGACGGGTCGGTGCTGGTCGACGTGGTGGCGGCGCCGATCACGCCGCTCGACCTGCTGTGCGCATCCGGGACCAGCTACTTCGGGGCGCCCGCCACACCCTACGTACCGGGTGTGCAGGGCGTCGGGCATCTCGCCGACGGCACGGCCGTATGGTTCGCGACCTCGGCCGGCATGCGCCCGGGTGACGGCAGTATGGCGTCGGTCGTGGCGGTGCCGGAGAACGACGTCGTCGTCCTCCCACCGGGCGCGCCGCTGGTGCCCGTCGCCGCGCTCGGGCTGTCGGCGGTCGCGGCGCTCGGGGCGCTGCACGCGGCGGGCAGCCCGGAGGGCAAACACGTGCTGGTCCTCGGTGCCGGCGGCACGGTCGGGCAGGCCGCCATCCAGTTGGCGCTGCTGGCCGGTGCGCGCCGGGTGATCGCCGTCGCCCGCTCGGCCGACGCCCGCCGGCATGCCGAGAGCCTGGGCGCGACGGCGGTACCGATCGAGGACCTGGACGGCCCGGCCGACCTGGTGATCGACCCGGTCTTCGGAGCACCCGCCGCGGCGGCGCTGCGGGTCCTGCGCCCCGGCGGAACCCTGGTCAACCTGGGTTCCTCGGCCGGTCCGACCGCCCCGATCGACTCGGCGACGCTGCGCAGCGGCTCCCTGCAGATCCTCGGCTACACCAACAACGCCCTGTCCTGGCGCCGCCGAGCCACCATGATCACCGAGGTGGCCACCCACGCCGCCGCCGGCCACCTGACCGTCACCCACTCGCCGGTCCCGTTCAGCTCGGTAGCGTCGGCCTGGACCGACACCACCCCCACCCGCCGGGTCCTGACCTTCTGACGGACGGTCGGCCCCGGAAGCTCTAGCGGTCGGGGTGGCAGGTTTCGGAGGGTGGCCAGTCGTGGTTGCGGAAGGCGGCCGGAGTGGTGCCCATGACCCGGCGGAACTCGGCG of the Actinoplanes sichuanensis genome contains:
- a CDS encoding DODA-type extradiol aromatic ring-opening family dioxygenase produces the protein MASIVAVIASTHHPFYYRASTSTGADRPPFADEWTRKILAFRETLTRANPDVLVMVGSDHFHQLWLDNMPQFLVGKAPVYDANWYNEEREFGLPRMTLKGQEDLSSHILRAGLDEGFDLAFSNELRIDHSITCPIITLRPEADLPIVPIYTNIFAPPLPRPTRFVDLGVAIRKIIEEWPSHLRVAVIGTGHLSLELGGPRQFGPHGPDPAFDERAVAWIANGDLDGCLREVTLDSLHAPGNATHGFMDFMLMMGVAGAGAKADYVDTFDLFHTMEAYFTWYPNGAPA
- a CDS encoding IclR family transcriptional regulator domain-containing protein, whose amino-acid sequence is MTDTGRGTGPDFIEALARGLDVLRTFRPGTPSMTLSEIAGVTGLARPTVRRILITLETLGYVRGAGRGYALTPRVLDLGMAYVNSLSMWDVARPHMEKLVAQTNESTSMAQLDGSDIVYVARVAVPKIVTLAVNIGTRFPAAATSMGKVLLAALPPAAVDGVLAEASRSGIAARWQPDPAELEAALREVRAKGWALADQDLAPGIRSVATGVRDGDGNVIAAVNVTVHAAETSVETLLDDHLPKLLRTAADIGHDWALAAAVPSVTFVGGRR
- a CDS encoding citryl-CoA lyase, with the translated sequence MADELSFPTGLGTSDADTISLLGQDLAADLMGRVGFGELAFWLVAGRRPSAGEVRLFEAVLVALADHGFTPTAIAARLTYLSAPDSLQGALAAGLLGGGSRFLGVTEDCGRFLAAVLAEASGDDFDAIALDAVTRAKAEKRFVPGLGHPVHKVEDPRTPVLIRIATEEGIYGPHLRLFEAIGRVHPQVLHRRLPLNGAGVCGAALADLGLPVEMLRGFALLARAAGLLGQIAEERRRPIANQIYLTVDRNAVYEA
- a CDS encoding quinone oxidoreductase family protein produces the protein MISAAVLRECGRPPVLEQRPAPVPADGSVLVDVVAAPITPLDLLCASGTSYFGAPATPYVPGVQGVGHLADGTAVWFATSAGMRPGDGSMASVVAVPENDVVVLPPGAPLVPVAALGLSAVAALGALHAAGSPEGKHVLVLGAGGTVGQAAIQLALLAGARRVIAVARSADARRHAESLGATAVPIEDLDGPADLVIDPVFGAPAAAALRVLRPGGTLVNLGSSAGPTAPIDSATLRSGSLQILGYTNNALSWRRRATMITEVATHAAAGHLTVTHSPVPFSSVASAWTDTTPTRRVLTF
- a CDS encoding amidohydrolase family protein, whose translation is MSVARPVIFRNGLVLTMDDTHSVLAGADVLAIDGRIAAIGHALPAPDDAEEIDASGGIVMPGMIDTHRHMWQTAMRGYGADWTLTQYFVWYYLESGRHFRPEDIHAGNLLGAIEALDAGVTTTVDWSHGLQTPQHADAAVDALEAVPGRFILAYGNIQQGPWEWSASDGFRDFHRRRIDGGRLEGFQMAFDVTGDPAFPEKAAFEVARELGATVTTHAGVWGATNDDGIRLMYENGFMTPGTVYVHAATLGADSYHRIAATGGSVSVSTESEQSAGQGYPPTWALRRYGIPVSLSMDTSVWWSGDLFTAMRTTLSADRSREHLEAHGKQETVTHHHLRAEQVVDWATRGGAKALGLDSRLGALTPGRQADIVLLKNDASPAMFPILHPYGHVAFQAQRGDVHTVVVGGKIVKRDGKLVGVDLAAARARADGTISYLRETLGEEAWLRGQNPDLPQAELFDNPYQYTDYTAGSPE
- a CDS encoding CaiB/BaiF CoA transferase family protein, giving the protein MAQQSKGPLDGLLVADFSRILAGPYATMLLADLGAEVIKVEGPGGDDTRTWMPPVRDGVSTYYLGINRNKRSIALDLKDPDDRAAAQELARRADVLIENMRPGGLARFGLDYDTVRGGNERIVYASISGFGSGAGAGMPGYDLMVQAISGLMSLTGDPDGSPYRAGISVFDVMAGLHASIGILAALHRRADTGQGQHVEVNLLSSALSGLVNHSSGYVAGGTVPYRMGNAHPSLFPYEPLPVADGELIVIAGNDGQFRKLCQVLGLDGLPEDPRFGRNQDRTANREELRPILVERLRTRTRDEWFRDLMAAGVPCAPINTIDGGVAMAEELGLNPVVTVGGVPGVRNPITFSQTPARYELPPPGLDEHGEEIRRWLTN